One stretch of Arachis hypogaea cultivar Tifrunner chromosome 20, arahy.Tifrunner.gnm2.J5K5, whole genome shotgun sequence DNA includes these proteins:
- the LOC112786922 gene encoding replication protein A 70 kDa DNA-binding subunit C: protein MNDRVDLVDKITPWRKSWKVHVKVVKLWYHKNPAFDSSQNLLHMVLMDKKLHKIQATIRDQLISKFSLSLNEGIVYLMTNFTVVPNTGLNRVTKHRFRLLFQYNTSVVSVVSPRIPHSGLCFASLDEIDQMTKDHNFLIDFVGIITGVRKERDVASYGKLVKAVVLEVFADGKRVQCNVFGNACDLLEYDKLQKYGRSPLVVLESFKIKAIKGGVILQNVIDVSRLFINPDIPEAVEFLSRFSVASYGFSSLVTNDLGYLVSKVDGDYFNSKEISNIQDLHSDNGDSHYFVIGTIKEVMDEPDWWYYTCVCGQAVVEHEDLYLCDACGSCVENVMVKYGIRVKIQDASCTVLFLLLDNAATKLFGRTCSEAFLSIEDEFPVDPSVLAVCRSYSPQMFDHVVGEEKGFKVEIDSTVDPDYSSCFKIVNAFSHNQEPVAVDDYINAMLHGPIFPPIYDSYLQYATGEDYKTQVVCDNAIQSETIEGWFCFYSGNYIICVEES, encoded by the exons ATGAATGACCGTGTTGATCTGGTGGACAAAATCACTCCGTGGAGAAAATCATGGAAAGTGCATGTTAAAGTTGTCAAGTTGTGGTACCACAAGAATCCTGCTTTCGATTCTTCTCAAAATCTGTTGCATATGGTCTTAATGGATAAGAAG TTACACAAGATCCAGGCCACCATTAGAGATCAGCTAATATCAAAATTTTCCTTGTCTCTAAATGAAGGAATTGTGTACTTGATGACCAATTTTACAGTTGTACCCAACACTGGTTTGAACAGGGTGACAAAACATCGGTTCAGACTTTTGTTCCAATACAACACATCTGTTGTTTCTGTGGTATCTCCAAGGATACCTCATTCGGGTCTGTGTTTTGCATCATTAGATGAAATTGATCAAATGACAAAGGACCACAATTTCCTGATTG ACTTTGTTGGGATTATTACTGGTGTTCGAAAAGAAAGAGATGTGGCATCATATGGGAAGTTGGTGAAAGCAGTGGTGCTAGAAGTCTTTGCTGATGG CAAAAGGGTACAATGCAATGTGTTTGGAAATGCTTGTGATTTGTTAGAATATGATAAGTTACAAAAATATGGAAGATCTCCCCTAGTTGTCCTCGAGTCTTTTAAAATCAAAGCCATTAAAG GTGGGGTAATCCTACAGAATGTGATAGATGTCTCTAGGTTATTCATTAATCCTGACATTCCTGAGGCCGTTGAGTTCCTAAGCAG ATTTAGTGTAGCCAGTTATGGATTCTCAAGCCTTGTGACCAATGACCTTGGATACTTAGTTTCTAAAGTTGATGGTGATTATTTCAATTCCAAAGAGATCAGTAATATTCAAGATCTTCATTCAGATAATGGG gaTTCTCATTACTTTGTTATTGGGACAATTAAGGAAGTCATGGATGAACCAGATTGGTGGTACTATACATGTGTGTGTGGTCAAGCTGTTGTTGAGCATGAGGATCTCTACCTTTGTGATGCTTGTGGTTCATGTGTTGAGAATGTTATGGTCAA ATATGGGATTCGGGTAAAGATTCAGGATGCTAGCTGTActgttttgtttcttttgcttGATAATGCGGCAACAAAACTATTTGGAAGAACCTGTTCTGAAGCATTTCTTAGCATAGAAGATGAATTTCCAGTTGATCCTAGTGTGCTTGCA GTTTGTCGTTCATATTCTCCACAAATGTTTGATCATGTTGTTGGAGAGGAGAAAGGTTTCAAGGTTGAAATTGATTCTACAGTTGATCCAGATTACTCCAGTTGCTTTAAAATTGTGAATGCCTTTAGTCATAATCAAGAACCAGTTGCAGTTGATGATTATATCAAT GCAATGCTTCATGGTCCCATTTTTCCACCAATCTATGATAGCTACTTGCAGTATGCAACTGGCGAAGATTACAAGACTCAAGTAGTTTGTGATAATGCTATTCAATCAGAAACTATTGAAG GGTGGTTTTGTTTTTATTCTGGGAACTATATCATCTGTGTTGAAGAATCATAA